From the Amycolatopsis thermoflava N1165 genome, one window contains:
- a CDS encoding IclR family transcriptional regulator: MAGRTNTPGQSVSRRLLTVLDCFDVAHPALTLTEVATRSGLPVSTARRLITELREWGGLERLEDGRYRIGMRLWTIGTLAPQQRGLREAALPYMHDLFQATQENLQLTVLEGTQALCIEKISSTKAVPTRTEVGGRLPLHATGVGKVFLAFSGKDLLRSVVEAGLARMTPHTITQPGRLAAALEEVRKTGVAYSYEEMTLGAVSVAAPILGLDGRVRAALGIVAHSRAAVDRLAPAVRTAALGIARWAG; this comes from the coding sequence ATGGCGGGCCGAACGAACACGCCCGGTCAGTCGGTGTCCCGGCGGCTGCTGACCGTGCTCGACTGCTTCGACGTGGCGCATCCGGCGCTCACACTCACCGAGGTGGCCACGCGCAGCGGTCTGCCCGTGTCGACCGCGCGCCGGCTGATCACCGAGCTCCGGGAGTGGGGCGGGCTGGAACGGCTCGAGGACGGCCGGTACCGCATCGGGATGCGACTGTGGACGATCGGGACGCTCGCCCCGCAGCAGCGCGGGCTGCGGGAAGCCGCCCTGCCCTACATGCACGACCTCTTCCAGGCGACCCAGGAGAACCTCCAGCTCACCGTCCTGGAGGGCACGCAGGCGCTGTGCATCGAGAAGATCTCCAGCACCAAGGCCGTTCCGACGCGAACCGAAGTCGGCGGCCGCCTGCCGCTGCACGCGACCGGCGTCGGCAAGGTCTTCCTGGCGTTCTCCGGAAAGGACCTGCTCCGGTCGGTCGTCGAGGCGGGTCTGGCGCGGATGACCCCGCACACGATCACCCAGCCCGGCCGGCTCGCGGCCGCGCTGGAGGAGGTCCGCAAGACCGGGGTCGCCTACTCCTACGAGGAGATGACGCTGGGCGCGGTGTCGGTCGCCGCCCCGATCCTCGGCCTGGACGGCCGGGTGCGCGCCGCGCTCGGCATCGTGGCGCATTCCAGGGCCGCCGTCGACCGGCTCGCGCCCGCCGTGCGCACCGCGGCGCTCGGCATCGCCCGCTGGGCCGGGTGA
- a CDS encoding NADP-dependent oxidoreductase produces the protein MAEPNVNTPAITSRAVQFESFGGPEALTVREVPVPQAGPGQIRVRVAAAGLNPMDWFMTSDAETAARFGLSLPCGFGTDYAGVVDQVGDGVREFAVGDRVFGGALSRAVADYVVVDEAGTIAVGGEAHHTPDGIDDRTAATLAIAGRTAAAALAVVDPGPGDTVLIGGAGGGVGVFAVQLARRAGARVIGTGSASSAEALRALGAEPVTYGDGLVDRVRALAPAGVTAAMDLHGTDTAQAARKLGVPDARITTIAAQVDGITPANGAGAPQGALEEIAGLVATGRLRVPIAARYPVEQIRAAVELQAARHVHGKVVIDL, from the coding sequence ATGGCAGAACCGAACGTCAACACGCCGGCGATCACGAGCCGGGCGGTTCAGTTCGAGTCGTTCGGCGGGCCGGAGGCCTTGACCGTCCGCGAGGTGCCCGTGCCGCAGGCCGGTCCGGGACAGATCCGCGTGCGGGTCGCCGCGGCCGGCCTGAACCCGATGGACTGGTTCATGACCTCGGACGCGGAGACCGCGGCGCGATTCGGGTTGAGCCTGCCCTGCGGGTTCGGCACCGACTACGCCGGCGTCGTGGACCAGGTCGGTGACGGGGTGCGCGAGTTCGCGGTCGGTGACCGGGTGTTCGGCGGCGCCCTGTCCCGCGCGGTCGCCGACTACGTCGTCGTGGACGAGGCGGGGACCATCGCGGTGGGCGGCGAGGCCCACCACACCCCCGACGGCATCGATGACCGGACCGCCGCCACCCTTGCCATCGCGGGACGCACGGCGGCCGCGGCCCTCGCCGTGGTCGATCCCGGCCCGGGCGACACGGTGCTCATCGGCGGCGCGGGAGGCGGGGTCGGTGTGTTCGCCGTCCAGCTCGCGCGCCGCGCGGGCGCACGGGTGATCGGGACGGGGTCGGCATCCTCGGCCGAGGCCCTGCGAGCCCTGGGGGCCGAGCCGGTCACCTACGGCGACGGCCTGGTCGACCGGGTCCGCGCGCTGGCTCCAGCCGGCGTCACCGCGGCCATGGACCTGCACGGGACGGACACGGCGCAGGCGGCACGGAAACTCGGCGTGCCCGACGCACGCATCACCACCATCGCCGCCCAGGTCGACGGGATCACGCCGGCGAACGGCGCCGGCGCACCCCAAGGCGCCCTCGAGGAGATCGCCGGCCTGGTCGCGACGGGCCGGCTCCGGGTGCCGATCGCGGCGCGCTACCCGGTCGAGCAGATCCGCGCCGCGGTCGAGCTCCAAGCGGCGCGGCACGTGCACGGGAAGGTCGTCATCGACCTCTAG
- a CDS encoding TetR/AcrR family transcriptional regulator, which translates to MAAEETRRPRADAARNRQQLLAVATRLFASAETEPSMRAIASEAGVGIATLYRHFPTRESLVDAVYRDQVARLTSGARELLAELDPPAALRRWMDLFGEWVATKNGMLDTLLAMIESGEIGHAHTRTELLAAIDEILDAGRTSGQLRGDVPAEDIAAALIGIFTVAGSPEHKAMAARLLNLLMDGLRPSSRRR; encoded by the coding sequence TTGGCCGCCGAGGAGACCCGCAGACCGCGAGCGGACGCGGCCCGCAACCGCCAGCAGCTGCTGGCCGTGGCGACCCGCTTGTTCGCCTCGGCGGAGACCGAGCCGTCGATGCGCGCGATCGCCAGCGAAGCCGGGGTGGGCATCGCCACGCTCTACCGGCACTTCCCGACCCGGGAGTCGCTGGTCGACGCGGTCTACCGGGACCAGGTCGCGCGGCTCACCTCCGGCGCTCGTGAGCTCCTCGCCGAACTCGACCCGCCCGCGGCCCTGCGACGGTGGATGGACCTGTTCGGGGAGTGGGTCGCGACCAAGAACGGGATGCTGGACACGTTGCTCGCGATGATCGAATCGGGGGAGATCGGGCATGCCCACACCCGGACCGAGCTGCTCGCGGCCATCGACGAGATCCTCGACGCCGGTCGCACGAGCGGCCAACTCCGTGGCGACGTCCCCGCCGAAGACATCGCAGCCGCTCTCATCGGCATCTTCACCGTGGCGGGTTCACCCGAGCACAAGGCGATGGCAGCGCGCTTGCTGAACCTCCTGATGGACGGACTCCGGCCTTCTTCGCGGCGGCGTTGA
- a CDS encoding DUF5829 family protein, with the protein MRDVTGIRIGITAGDHADTVPLLRAGGFAVRTTPQGTVATRGGTTIRLDVLPLGEIGLRSVEFSLSTAVHHRHVGRIGNSELVVGPGPRAHWTFGFRGQGSACGSTPPRRRPESVHQEVQQARCHRLVLG; encoded by the coding sequence CGACGTCACCGGGATCCGGATCGGGATCACCGCGGGCGATCACGCCGACACGGTGCCGTTGCTGCGGGCCGGCGGTTTCGCGGTCCGGACCACCCCGCAGGGCACGGTCGCCACCCGCGGTGGCACGACGATCCGGTTGGATGTCCTGCCACTGGGCGAAATCGGTCTGCGCAGTGTCGAGTTTTCGCTCAGCACGGCGGTGCACCACCGGCACGTGGGGCGGATCGGCAATTCCGAACTGGTGGTCGGGCCGGGACCGCGTGCGCACTGGACGTTCGGGTTCCGGGGACAGGGATCCGCATGCGGATCAACGCCGCCGCGAAGAAGGCCGGAGTCCGTCCATCAGGAGGTTCAGCAAGCGCGCTGCCATCGCCTTGTGCTCGGGTGA